ATTTTCTAAAGCTTTTCAGGGAGCATTAACTTTGAGGGGCATCAAAAGGTCATAATAAAAGGATTTTGTGGCCAGGTAAGTTTGGGAAGTGCTAGgttaaacaaaaaaatagatttctttcCTGTGGGCCATCTCGGGGCTTTACTTATGTTACTGTGTTTGTGGCTCTTTAGAAGTAGCAAAGTGCAGTTGCTCATTGTGTGACCATAGTGTTACATAGGACATGCTTGGGGACGTGCTGCTGGGAGGGAGCCTGCAGTCCTCCCATTGCTTTACATTGAGGAGTACTCATAGAAAGAAGCTGGGGTCTTTGGGGTAGGGGCTGGGGCCTGCTCAGCTGTGCATCTTACCCTCTTCCCCCAGGGTGGTTTGTACAACAGCATCGGGAACTCGAGCTCCTGAATAGTTTCAGGGAGCGGTTTGGCTGTGACTGGCTGCAGTATAGGAACCACCTGGAGACTTCTGGGAGCCCCCATCTGGCCACGTCCAAGACTCCTGACCTTAGCACCCCTCTGCTGGATGCTCTGGGTCCAGAGACTCTACCTGGTCCCCTGGCCCCAGAGAAGGAAGCCAGAGGTCCTGAGGAATCACCACATAAAATGTCTGAAGAGGGTAGGGTGGAGCTGGAGCCCCAAGAGGAagatagggaggaagaggaaaaagaagagggagcaaaggagggacaggaggaagaagaggaacagGAATGGAAGGAAGTAGAAGGTGAGCATCTTATGACTATGGGGCAGGCTGGGGCCAGCCAGTGTTCCAGTGTCCAGGAGATTTCAGAACAACCATGGCCACTCATGGGAGGCAGAGACTCTGGGTTCATTTCATTCCTCCAGGGCTTTTCTCTTGGTCTCTCCACAGCGGAGCTCTGCCGCCCTATGTTGGTGTGCCCTTTGCAAGGGCCTGAAGGTGTGCAGGGCCGGGAATGCTTTCTCCGGATCACTTCCACCCACTTGTTTGAGGTAGAACTCCAGGCAGCTCGAACCTTGGAGCGACTGGAGCTGCAGAGTCTGGTAGTGGCTGAGCTAGAGCCCGAGATGAGAACCCAGAGAGAGCCGGTGCCTGAGGTGAGTGGCACCTCCAAGACTCCTGACTTTAGCACCCCTCCACTGGATGCTCTGGGTCCAGAGACTCTACCTAGTCAAGTGTGGGTAGGGTCCTGGAAGAGGCCCTGGGCTTTTTCAGGAGTCAGCTGACAACATGGTGGTGTTATATGCCAGCACCAGACTGAGTGTTTCCCACCATCTCTTGTGGGCACTTGGAGCCTAGGAGAGGTACTTCAGGGGCCTGGAGCATGATGGCAAGCTGTGTAGGAAGCTGGGCAGAGGAGGGGATCCTTGCCCAAGACTTGGGTGTCAGCTCCAGCATTTAAATGGGGTCTGCAGTTATTTCTCTTCTCCATATTCCGTATAACCATAACTCCCTACCTCCTAttgttttcttctgctttctccttcccATGCAGGGCTCAGGTCTGCTCCCTGGGGCCCCCATACTTGTGTTGCGCTTTTCCTATATTTGCCCTGACCGGAAGTTGCGTCGCTATGTGGTTCTGGAATCTGATGCTCATGCAGCTGTCCAGGTGATGGGGACCAGAAGGCTGTAGGGGAGATGAGAAGAGCCCCAGGCAGCAGGTCCGGGAGTCTGTTCTGAGGTCTGCCTGCTCACAGCTGCCTTCTGCTTGCCTTCTTTCAGGAGCTACTTGCTGTGCTAACCCCTTTCACCACTGTGGCACAGCAGCAGCTTAGGGAGGCCAGGGACCCACTGGGGACCAGATTCCAGTGTCTGCGTTGTGGCTGTGTGTTCAAGCCAGAGGAGACTGGGTTGGGACCGGATGGTGAGGAAGGCTGGAGGCCTTTGTTCCAAAAGACAGGTACCTTGCCCCTGACCTCCTTGCCAGCACAGCTTCCCCACTTCAGGGAAGGCAGCTCTGAGTGGGGGAGTGTAGAAGAGCAGCCCCAGGGAGGAAGGCCTAGAGTAATGGGGACCAATCATTCTACCAGAAGGAAAAGTAAAACTACTTGTCTGCtatgtttataaaaaaagaaatctgaaaaagaTGGAACTACATCTTGGTTTTTTCCTCTCTTAGTGAGGAAATATAATCCCCAACCATGCTTAAACATACTCATTAATTTTTCATAACTTGCAGGCTTTTTGGGTATTTTTGgctaatatttcagaaataacatAAAATCCAGTGAGCCTTTACTGTAGAGTCAGGTTGCTATGCTGCCCTCTGAGAATGGCTTTGGGAGTTGATGTAGTTTGTCTTTGCCTGACTGACCATGTAAGCTACTTAATAACAAACGACTTTGTGGCATCTCTTCAtattctgttctttaaaacaaGTTCCTCCCATTGTGGACCAATCAAAAAGCCAAGTCTTTGAAAACAGGAATATTCTGGTTAATAGTTATGttaaatgactttttttgttttgttttgtttttcttttgtagcagggattaagctcagggacacttaaccactgagctacatctctagcccatttatttatttatttatttgtttgtttattttgagacagggtctctctaagggtcttgctaaattgctgaggctagttttgaacttgtggtcttcctgcctcagcctccccagttgctgggttACAAGTGTACACTACTGTACTTGGcaaaacattgttttttattaGTCACTTTTTTCTTAGCAGTAGCTCCAGCAGAACATTAAGATGTAATTCAGAAAATTGAGCCCTACCCTGCTCCCCTCCCAGAGCCTGCCCAGGTGACTATAGCCCAGTAGCTCCAGTGGCACATAAGCAAGTGGAAATAGTCCCACTCCTTCCTGGGCCCTGGCTGTACTCCACAGACCCTGCAGCCTCTGGGGTCACCCCTGAATGTTCATTACTAATGAACATTACCATGTGCTGCATGCTCATTTGATCTGGACTCCAGTTACCTCAtctgaacaaaagaaaatgacCCCCCCACCACGATGCTCTTACAAGATTTAAATGTGACAGTGctgagcacagtgcctgacacaaaaCAAAGTCCCTCATATATGGTGACTGCTGTTATTATTAGTCTGTGTAAATTATCTGATCTTTCCTCATTTTCAAAATGGGATGGGGAGAGTTTTGATGGGGCTGAGATGTGATAATATGGTGTGGGAGCTAGCACGCACCTAGCATCTCGAAGCTGTCCTTATTGATCCATGTCCTGAATTCTTTACCTGCTTCCACTCAGCTGACCCACCAACCCTGTAAGATAACACTGTTTTCATGCTCATCTGATCGGTGAGGTTCAGAGCAGAGATGACTGGCCTGATTATAGAGCCATTGCAGTGGAGTCTGGAATAGAATCCACATCTGGTACCAGAGTCCTCCCTGCCTTTCCCAGTCTCTTCATTTGGTTTTTCAGACATTGATGCCAGAATACTGAAGTACTTGGTCAGCCCAAGGCTGTGGGACCGGACCAGATCAGGCTCGTTGAGTTTAACCCTATCAATCTGAGAGAGCCTAGAATTAGAAGCCAGGGTGTATTTTGAGGAGATTGTGGGCCATAGGTCAGCTCAGTCCCCATTGGGATGGGTGTCATCCATCAGTGACTATGCCTGGAGAGGGAGTTGGGGATGATTTGGGAATAGTGCTCACGTAAGAAGCTTAGATGTGGCCCTGGGGATTCCAAGAGTAGCAGGTGTACTGTGAGTGTGGTGGGGGTATGCTGTGTGAGCAGGCTTCTAGGACTTGTGTCCATATTTCTATCCAGAATCTCCTGCTGTGTGTCCTAGCTGTGGTAGTGACCATGTGGTTCTCATGACTCTGTCTGAGGAAACCTCCAACAGGGAGCAGAATCATGGACAACAGTCACCAGTTTCCTCTCAGTCTTCTAGTCCTGTCTGTGACACTCCTGGCCACAGTGACCACCCCAGCAGTGCTGATATCGTCCCACCTCAGGCACCTATCTCCCATGGCCACAGCAGCTGGAGCCTCAGTCCATGTGAGTATAGGCAAAGCAAGATTGGGATGGCTtaggggagggaaggggcagCAGAGATGGGGCTGGGAGTAGGCTGATGGCTCACGGGTTGCCCCCAGCCCCTGAGCGCTGTGGCCTCCGCTCTGTGGACCACCGACTCCGGCTTTTCCTGGATGTGGAGGTGTTCAGCGATGCCCAGGAAGAGTTCCAGTGCTGCCTCAAGGTCTGTGTCACCTGGTACTGCCCATGCCCCTAACTGACCATGGTATCTACTGTCTCCATTGCTCCAAAGGGAGCCTGACCAGGTGCTTGGGAACCACCATATCTGGCTTCCGGTTTCACTTGTAGCAGTTCCCTGCTGTGTGGTGGTAGACACATTCCTCATGACCTCAGTCATCCCCCTCACAATGGAGATAATGCTTCCTGTCTTACACAGTATGGTGGTTGAGAGCTAGTGTCTGTCACCTGCTCAGCATGGCACCTGGCACTAATACATGGGGCCTCTAGTCATTACAAATGCACCGTGTCATTAGACCCTTCTATTGACACCTGATGTGTACTGGACACTAAGGATTCATCTTGACCTTAGTCTTGGAGTCTGGTGTGAGGAACTGACAATATCATGCAATGTGTATATGCCGTAATGGGGTAAGGTCTCAGGAGGGGTGTTTGATGCCGCCTGAGAGGGCCAGGAAGCCTCCCTGGAGGATGCTGTTGAAGCCAAGCCTTGACAGATGAGCAAGGAGtaggaaggagaaagaattaCAGGTGGAGAAAATAGCAAACGCATAGAGGCTTGAGAGACTGGCCTGTGGGGAGAGCTGCGGGGGTAGGGAGCCCGTGTGAGAGGGGCAGGTGTCCCTAGGTGAGTCTGTTCGGGAGCAGGTTGGTGTGTCTGTTAAGGAGTTTGGACTGGATCCAGGAGCTATCACAAGCCACCTCAGCATTTGAGGCAGGAAGTGATGATAAGTTTTGTGATTAAAAGACAATCTGGCAGAGTATGGAGGGCAGGTCAGAGGGCCCAGATAAGGGTCACGGGGACCAGTCAGGAGACTACCAGGGGATCTAAGTGAGGGTGGTGCTGTGGATGGAGAGTAGTGGGACTCGAGGTCATTGTGACACTGATTAGTGGTGGGGAGAGCAGCTCAGCTTTTGGTATGGTACTTGCttttctggttctcttattttggTTTCTCATCAACTTTCTCTTCTCCTTAGGTACCAGTAGTATTAGCAGGTCACTCTGGGGAATTTCTGTGTCTTGTGGTCGTGTCTGATCATAGGCTTTACCTGTTGAAGGTGACAGGGGAGATCTGGTGAGTGAGCCAGGTGTGTGGCCAGGGCAGCATTGGGGTCTGTCATTCTCAGTCTGTCCTTATTCTTGGTCACTCTGTACCCCTTCCACAGCGGGCCTCCAGCTAGCTGGCTCCAGCCGACCCTGGCCATTCCCCTGCAGGATCTGAGTGGCATGGAGCTGGGCCTGGCAGGCCAGAGCCTACGGCTGGAGTGGGTGACTGGTGTGGGTAGCTGTGTTCTGCTACCCCGAGATGCCAGGTGTTGCCGGGCTTTCCTGGAAGAGCTCATTGGTGAGATAGAGGCATCGAGGGCGGGGTAAGGAGGCCAAATGGGACTCGCCTCTTTTAGAGGTTTCTGAAACCCAATACAATGGAGAATAGACAGGTGTTGAAAATTGGAGAGCTTGGGATAGAGGAGAGCAGAGCTTTCTGAGGGTTCCTTGTCTCTGGCTGGCTCTTTTCAGGTGTCTTGCAGTCTCTGCCCCCTACCCAGAGGAACTCTGTCATTGCTACAGAGGAGGAGGTAACCCCGCAGCACCGGCTCTGGTGAGTAGACAGGACTGGGTGGGGGTTGGTTCCCAGGCCCTCTCCACAGATTCCAAACATGGTCCTATGCTAGACAGGCCCTGAGCCTGCCCCCATCCTTGGGTACACACCTCCCCACAGGCCCTGAGCTCCTCCTGACCCATTCCCTCCCTTGAAGCCCTTCCTACACTGGCTGACCCTCTTCCTGTGTCTGCCACGGCTCCCAGGCCATTGTTGGGACAAGTCGCTTCCTCAGAGGCTCCCCAGTTCTTCTATCTTCGGGCATTCTTGGTTGAAGGTGAGGCCGCCATGCTGCAGGTATCCTTGGTCTCTGTATCCTATCTCATCCAGTCTCTGTATCCTATCTCAGCCAGCCCCCATGCCTCCACAGCACCCCGATAACAACTCTCATTTTCAGGAATCTGGAATCCCCCTCATGGGTGTACCCACACAACAGCTGGGTgttctctgtttctctgtttgGGTGGGGCCCTCAGTAGCTTAGAGACCTTTGCTTTGGCGTCCAGTCTTCCCTGATGTGGGCCAGTTGGCTGGGTCTGTTCCCTTCATCCCTTCAGAAAGGCTAGATGGGTCCTTGCTTCTGTTCAGGGCAACTGGTGGGGTGGGCTCTCTTTGTCTCACCTCTCAGAGGTTTTGGAAGTAGGGATTCCTGGAGTTTGGGAAGGGGAGGGCTTTGGTCCCCAGGGCACAAGCTCCTTTGTGGCCCATTCCTGAAGAGGTTCGTACCTCTTCTGAGCAGTGCTAGGACACTGTCCTCCAGGGATCCAGGCCTTCCATAGCTTTTTACTCTGGGCCTCACCTTGCCTCTCTTCCTCTAGGTCCCTCTACCTGCCCTATTTCCCTGTTGCTGACGCTGACGACTCTTTACCTGTTAGATGAGGACCCTGCAGGGTCCCAGGAAGAGCCCCGACTCCCAGGAGCATCTGGTGAAGCCTCTGAGAAGGCCCCTCCCTTGGTCCTGGGCCCTTCTGTGCAGGTCAGGGAGCAGCAGCCACTCAGCAGCCTGAGCTCTGTGCTGCTCTATCGGTTGGCCCCTGAGGACCTGCAGCTGGTCTTCTATGacgaggtgtgtgtgtgtgtgtgtgtgtgtgtgtgtgtgtgtgtctcagatgcagaaagagaggaagagggtgtgtgtatgtgtgtgtacacacacatgtgctCACACTGGAGATGGGCAGTGTGGAAATGGGTTTAGGAAGGCTGGGAATTGGTGGGAGAATGGAGCTGAGGGAGGAGCAGGCACAGTGAAGGGAACGCAGAATTAGGGTGTAAAGAATCAGAAGTTCCTTGGGTTTGAATAAGAAGCAACTAGAGAGCATGGCAGCTGTAGACAGTGGGAACATCTGGCCTTGGAGCCCTTTATTAGCTAGGGAGCCTTTAGGGAGACATTTGGCTGCTGTGAATTTGTGTAATCACCTCTCTGTTTGACCTTTATAACTACCAGGTAAGGAGGAgatattattattggtactgttttacagatgaggaaactgagacttgagGACATTAACCAACTTGCTCAGGTCACAAGTGATAGGGCCAGGAATCGAACCCACTCAAATCCTTGGAATTGATTCCAGAACTTGTATTTTGTGTAGCAGGGAAGATTAGAGATGAGACAGTGATGGAAAGCCCTCTAGCAGCTTGGTTGGACTCTTATCTTCAAGGCTCAGGGTCAGCATCTTTTATGGGGAATGACATAGGCTTGGGGGTTGGGAGAGAAACAATGAGCCAAGGAGGGTGGTGGTCCTTCCCTGAGACCTTCTTGTCCCCCTGTGCATCTCACCTTGCTAACTGCTTGGCCTGCCAGGTGTCTCGGCTGGAGAGTTTCTGGGCACTCCGTGTTGTATGTAAGGAACAGCTGACAGCACTGCTGGCCTGGATACGGGAGCCCTGGGAGGAGTTGTTTTCCATTGGACTTCGAACTGTGACCCAGGAGGCTCTGGACCTGGACCGATGACTTCCACGCTGACCCTAGCCCTGACCTCAGGAGCTAGGCTGCAGAGATTCCCTCTCTTGGTCTCCGAATCTGTCTTCCAGACTCTGATTGTAGACTTCTCCAGTCTTTGGGCATTTTTCAGTGACCTATGGCTGAAGGGAAGGACAAGAAAAATGATCTGGCCTGAGGGGACAGGCTAAATGGTCAGTGGGAATGTTTCTCACACACTTTTTCTCAGGTATGAATAAAGTAGTTTGTATTGCAGATGTTGTGGAAGGTAGTTGAATGTGTCGTTCATAGAGTTGCCATTTCCCTGACTTTTTCTGAATGGGCATCCCtgagcagactttttttttttattattttaatttttaatatttattttttagttttcggaggacacaacatctttgttttttgtatgtggtgctgaggatggaaccctgggccgcacgcatgccaggcgagcgcgctactgcttgagccacatccctagccccctgaGCAGACTTGTTtgtactgagaccctgtctccaatccTACTGTGGCCCCAGCTTATGGGATCAAGTAGGATTCCTGTCCCATGGGCACTCAGTCCTCCAGCTGGCAGCTTCCTGTCATATGGCTAGTCATCGAATCACTGCCAATTAAATAGCTGGGTCTCTTAGATTCTCACTCTTGAATTTCATTTGAGAACTAGTGAGGACTTCAGGCCATTGTGGAGGGTGTCTGGGGAAAGGAACTGTGGTATTGAGCTGTGGAGGGAGGGCTTGGCATCTGGAGTCTTCTGCTTTTGCCTTCTTATAGCAGTGCCTCACCCAGCCAATGGCTCCATTGGTTATCCCATTCCTtcacctctccctctctgtctcgcCATGGTGATTAGCTCAGAAATGCTCTTGTGATCTGATGTGGCCCACCAACACCTAGTCCTGGTTTTGGCCACATCAGCTTACCCAAGAGGCCAGTTTCTTCCCTGAGAGTTGCTGAGAAGATAGGCTGGGGCCGCTAGCCATTAGGGGAAAACTTTCCTGAAAGTGGAATCATGCAGAGAGAGGAAGATGGAGCTGAGATGGAGAGAGTAGGATCAAAACCTGGGgtccaggctggggatgttgctcaggccatagcgcgctcgcctggcatgcgtgaggcccggccacatacaaacaaagatgttgtgtctgctgaaaactaaaaaaataaatattaaaaaaacacacacactctctctctctctctca
This window of the Ictidomys tridecemlineatus isolate mIctTri1 chromosome 7, mIctTri1.hap1, whole genome shotgun sequence genome carries:
- the Stk11ip gene encoding serine/threonine-protein kinase 11-interacting protein isoform X1; translated protein: MTTASRDSVVWKLAGLLRESGDVVLSGCSTLSLLTTTLQQLNRIFELYLGPWGPGQTGFVALPSHPADSPIILQLQFLFDVLQKTLSLKLVHIPGPGLPGPIKIFPFKSLRQLELRGVPLHCLHGLRGIYSQLETLICSKSIQALEELLSACGGDLCSALPWLALLSADFSYNALTALDSSLRLLSALRFLNLSHNQVQDCKGFLMDLSELYHLDISYNRLHLVPRMGPSGAALGILILRGNELRSLQGLEQLRNLRHLDVAYNLLEGHKELSPLWLLAELRKLYLEGNPLWFHPAHRVATVQYLSPRVRDAAHSFLLDGEVLSLKDFQTPASSGLGPMVLPLPWPVGSTTETSGGPELSDSLSSGGIMAQPLLRKVKNRVRVRRASISEPSDTDPEPRTLDPSPAGWFVQQHRELELLNSFRERFGCDWLQYRNHLETSGSPHLATSKTPDLSTPLLDALGPETLPGPLAPEKEARGPEESPHKMSEEGRVELEPQEEDREEEEKEEGAKEGQEEEEEQEWKEVEAELCRPMLVCPLQGPEGVQGRECFLRITSTHLFEVELQAARTLERLELQSLVVAELEPEMRTQREPVPEGSGLLPGAPILVLRFSYICPDRKLRRYVVLESDAHAAVQELLAVLTPFTTVAQQQLREARDPLGTRFQCLRCGCVFKPEETGLGPDGEEGWRPLFQKTESPAVCPSCGSDHVVLMTLSEETSNREQNHGQQSPVSSQSSSPVCDTPGHSDHPSSADIVPPQAPISHGHSSWSLSPSPERCGLRSVDHRLRLFLDVEVFSDAQEEFQCCLKVPVVLAGHSGEFLCLVVVSDHRLYLLKVTGEICGPPASWLQPTLAIPLQDLSGMELGLAGQSLRLEWVTGVGSCVLLPRDARCCRAFLEELIGVLQSLPPTQRNSVIATEEEVTPQHRLWPLLGQVASSEAPQFFYLRAFLVEGPSTCPISLLLTLTTLYLLDEDPAGSQEEPRLPGASGEASEKAPPLVLGPSVQVREQQPLSSLSSVLLYRLAPEDLQLVFYDEVSRLESFWALRVVCKEQLTALLAWIREPWEELFSIGLRTVTQEALDLDR
- the Stk11ip gene encoding serine/threonine-protein kinase 11-interacting protein isoform X2 gives rise to the protein MTTASRDSVVWKLAGLLRESGDVVLSGCSTLSLLTTTLQQLNRIFELYLGPWGPGQTGFVALPSHPADSPIILQLQFLFDVLQKTLSLKLVHIPGPGLPGPIKIFPFKSLRQLELRGVPLHCLHGLRGIYSQLETLICSKSIQALEELLSACGGDLCSALPWLALLSADFSYNALTALDSSLRLLSALRFLNLSHNQVQDCKGFLMDLSELYHLDISYNRLHLVPRMGPSGAALGILILRGNELRSLQGLEQLRNLRHLDVAYNLLEGHKELSPLWLLAELRKLYLEGNPLWFHPAHRVATVQYLSPRVRDAAHSFLLDGEVLSLKDFQTPASSGLGPMVLPLPWPVGSTTETSGGPELSDSLSSGGIMAQPLLRKVKNRVRVRRASISEPSDTDPEPRTLDPSPAAELCRPMLVCPLQGPEGVQGRECFLRITSTHLFEVELQAARTLERLELQSLVVAELEPEMRTQREPVPEGSGLLPGAPILVLRFSYICPDRKLRRYVVLESDAHAAVQELLAVLTPFTTVAQQQLREARDPLGTRFQCLRCGCVFKPEETGLGPDGEEGWRPLFQKTESPAVCPSCGSDHVVLMTLSEETSNREQNHGQQSPVSSQSSSPVCDTPGHSDHPSSADIVPPQAPISHGHSSWSLSPSPERCGLRSVDHRLRLFLDVEVFSDAQEEFQCCLKVPVVLAGHSGEFLCLVVVSDHRLYLLKVTGEICGPPASWLQPTLAIPLQDLSGMELGLAGQSLRLEWVTGVGSCVLLPRDARCCRAFLEELIGVLQSLPPTQRNSVIATEEEVTPQHRLWPLLGQVASSEAPQFFYLRAFLVEGPSTCPISLLLTLTTLYLLDEDPAGSQEEPRLPGASGEASEKAPPLVLGPSVQVREQQPLSSLSSVLLYRLAPEDLQLVFYDEVSRLESFWALRVVCKEQLTALLAWIREPWEELFSIGLRTVTQEALDLDR